In a genomic window of Desulfofalx alkaliphila DSM 12257:
- a CDS encoding terminase TerL endonuclease subunit: EEFRASDRKYNWTLDELAKLPIEWYGGADLAKLHDLTAAALYGTYDDVDVVITHAFFPIVAAHTKAEEDNIPLFGWQDDGWLTMTNSPVTDHQTVVKWFMGMRKKGFNIKQVGFDRKFGREFFLEMKKARFRIEDTPQLYHLKSEGFRHIEKKVKAGKFYYLHSDAYEYCVQNVRAIEQVDDAVKYEKVLPTQRIDLFDASVFACMQMLKNLAKSGTAVKWLKGGE; the protein is encoded by the coding sequence GAGGAGTTCCGAGCCAGTGACCGCAAATACAACTGGACTTTGGATGAATTAGCGAAGCTCCCAATCGAGTGGTATGGTGGGGCAGACCTTGCTAAATTACATGACCTGACCGCGGCGGCTCTGTATGGAACGTATGATGATGTTGATGTTGTAATAACTCACGCGTTTTTCCCAATTGTAGCAGCGCATACTAAAGCGGAAGAGGACAATATCCCACTCTTTGGCTGGCAGGATGACGGTTGGCTCACTATGACCAATTCTCCTGTTACCGACCACCAGACCGTTGTAAAGTGGTTCATGGGTATGCGCAAGAAGGGTTTTAACATCAAGCAAGTTGGTTTTGACCGCAAATTTGGGCGAGAGTTTTTCTTGGAGATGAAGAAGGCAAGGTTTCGGATAGAGGATACACCGCAGCTTTACCACCTTAAGTCTGAAGGTTTCCGGCACATTGAGAAAAAGGTTAAAGCAGGCAAGTTTTATTATTTGCATAGCGACGCTTATGAGTATTGCGTCCAGAACGTCCGAGCGATTGAGCAGGTTGACGATGCAGTGAAATATGAGAAAGTGTTGCCCACACAGAGGATAGACCTGTTTGATGCCTCTGTTTTTGCTTGCATGCAGATGTTAAAAAATCTAGCTAAATCTGGGACAGCTGTAAAATGGCTGAAAGGTG